In Drosophila bipectinata strain 14024-0381.07 chromosome 2R, DbipHiC1v2, whole genome shotgun sequence, one genomic interval encodes:
- the ATP8A gene encoding probable phospholipid-transporting ATPase IA isoform X1 — protein MSGNYQRQSLELRSPDNGSVDDADGRVRNLLGSTASQRRRQQRVAQQRQDSWFRHSMPPAINRDFESLEHLTPRVSDGLDEQLAASVSHSVHSGGSVTLCGRADHSSIHLNSANSNLGFIDSDTPNTPVTPVSGLQPAPASVSTSAAGTLSSRRRSGYRKDSKGSILSRQSGRSRVSVLANRGLRMTASFLRRKRTEYEDDEDFTSSAGYDPDDGQRRVINLNAPQSTKYCNNRITTAKYSFISFLPAFLFEQFRRYSNCFFLLIAMLQQIPDVSPTGRYTTLVPLMFILSVSAIKEIIEDIKRHRADNEINHRTIERLDSGSWVTVRWSELTVGDIIKVTINTFFPADLILLSSSEPQAMCFIETANLDGETNLKIRQGCPATAGLLETKDLLRLEGKVECELPNRHLYEFNGVLKETGKPVVALGNDQVLQRGAMLRNTAWVFGVVVYSGQETKLMKNSTSAPLKRSTVDKLTNTQILMLFMILISLCITSGLCNLFWTREHSETDWYLGLTDFKSMSLGYNLLTFFILYNNLIPISLQVTLELVRFLQAIFINYDIEMYHKESNTPAMARTSNLNEELGMVKYIFSDKTGTLTQNVMEFKKCSIAGNSYVPERTAEESLAVQNILSRHPTSAVIEEFLVLLSVCHTVIPERKDNGSIIYHAASPDERALVEGAQKFGYIFDTRTPEYVEINALGERKRYEVLNVLEFTSTRKRMSLIVRTPDNKIKLFCKGADTVIYERLAPQGQAYREQTLRHLEEFASEGLRTLCLAVTDIRPDVYEEWRQTFHKASTALQNRESKLEDAANLIENNLRLLGATAIEDRLQDGVPETIASLLDAGIFIWVLTGDKQETAINIGYSCRLISQSMGIIILNEESLDATREGIQRYYGDYKSSSAKDANVALVIDGTTLKYALSCDLRNDFQDLCLLCRVVICCRVSPMQKAEVVEMVTMSTKAVTLAIGDGANDVAMIQKASVGIGISGVEGLQAACASDYSIAQFRYLQRLLLVHGAWNYARISKLILYSFYKNVCLYVIELWFAVYSGWSGQILFERWTIGLYNVLFTAMPPFAMGLFEKFCTAETMLRYPLLYKTSQNAKLFNVKVFWIWIFNALLHSVFLFWLPLAAYTGEVIWRDGKTSDYLLMGNLVYTYVIVTVCLKAGLITNSWTWLTHLAIWGSIVMWFAFLLVYSHVWPTFNLASNFRGMDIQLLSTPVFYFGLLLVPITTLLVDVICKLIHNTVFKTLTEAVRETEIRRSDISEVMAEPRSSDSNLGQNLGRLVPSRQVLLTYRKLRRPKERPSADRNVRVSAPQPGDEETTLRVVNLEMESDSDNAQRSRQRQPWRGGHNPSAIKDTRSAPGSPFTGTLHM, from the exons ATGTCGGGGAACTATCAGCGCCAGAGCCTGGAGCTGCGCAGCCCGGACAACGGATCCGTGGACGATGCCGATGGCCGGGTACGCAACTTGTTGGGCTCCACGGCCAGCCAGCGGCGGCGTCAGCAGCGCGTGGCCCAGCAGCGCCAGGACTCCTGGTTCCGGCACTCGATGCCGCCAGCCATTAACCGCGACTTTGAGTCGCTGGAACACCTCACACCCCGGGTCTCCGACGGGCTCGACGAGCAGCTGGCGGCCTCCGTGTCCCACAGCGTCCACAGCGGCGGAAGCGTTACCCTCTGCGGACGCGCCGATCACTCCAGCATCCACCTGAACAGTGCCAACAGCAACCTGGGCTTCATCGACTCCGACACCCCGAACACGCCGGTGACCCCCGTCTCGGGCCTTCAGCCAGCACCTGCCTCGGTGTCCACATCGGCGGCTGGGACTCTCTCCTCGCGACGCCGCTCCGGCTACCGCAAGGACTCCAAGGGCTCCATCCTGTCGCGGCAGAGTGGCAGGAGTCGCGTTTCCGTTCTGGCCAACCGCGGACTGCGGATGACCGCCTCATTCCTGCGAAGGAAGCGCACCGAGTACGAAG ATGATGAGGACTTTACCTCCTCGGCCGGCTACGACCCGGACGATGGACAGAGACGTGTCATAAACCTAAATGCCCCGCAGTCCACTAAGTACTGCAATAATCGCATAACGACGGCCAAATATAG TTTCATTAGCTTTCTGCCCGCGTTCCTGTTCGAGCAGTTCCGGCGGTATTCCAACTGCTTTTTCCTGCTAATTGCCATGTTGCAACAAATTCCGGATGTATCGCCCACGGGACGCTACACCACCCTGGTGCCATTGATGTTCATCCTGTCGGTGAGCGCCATCAAGGAGATAATCGAGGATATT AAACGCCATCGAGCGGATAACGAAATCAACCATCGGACCATTGAACGGCTGGACAGTGGCTCCTGGGTCACAGTGCGATGGTCGGAGCTCACTGTGGGCGACATCATAAAAGTCACCATCAACACATTCTTTCCCGCCGATCTGATACTGCTCTCCTCCAG TGAACCGCAAGCCATGTGCTTCATAGAGACGGCCAATCTGGATGGTGAGACGAACCTGAAGATCCGGCAGGGTTGTCCGGCCACCGCTGGCTTGCTGGAGACCAAGGACCTGCTGCGTCTGGAGGGCAAGGTGGAGTGCGAGCTACCCAATCGCCATTTGTACGAGTTCAATGGAGTGCTCAAGGAAACAGGAAAGCC GGTCGTTGCCTTGGGCAATGATCAGGTGCTCCAGCGTGGCGCTATGCTGCGTAACACGGCCTGGGTGTTCGGGGTTGTGGTCTACTCCGGCCAGGAGACCAAGCTGATGAAAAACTCTACCTCGGCACCACTGAAGCGCTCCACCGTGGACAAGCTGACCAATACCCAGATCCTGATGCTCTTCATGATCCTCATCTCGCTGTGCATCACCAGCGGTCTGTGTAATCTCTTCTGGACGCGGGAGCACTCGGAGACCGATTGGTACCTGGGCTTGACGGACTTTAAGAGCATGAGCCTGGGCTACAACCTGCTGACCTTCTTCATCCTGTACAACAACCTGATACCCATCTCGCTGCAGGTGACCCTCGAGCTGGTCCGCTTCCTTCAGGCGATCTTCATCAACTACGATATCGAAATGTATCACAAGGAGTCCAACACGCCGGCGATGGCCAGGACCTCCAATCTCAACGAGGAACTGGGCATGGTCAAGTACATATTCTCGGACAAAACGGGCACCCTAACCCAGAACGTCATGGAGTTCAAGAAGTGCTCCATTGCGGGCAACAGCTACGTGCCGGAACGCACGGCAGAGGAGTCGCTGGCGGTGCAGAATATTCTGAGTCGCCACCCGACTTCCGCCGTGATTGAGGAGTTCCTGGTACTGCTTTCCGTGTGCCATACGGTCATACCCGAGCGGAAGGACAATGGCTCCATCATCTACCATGCTGCCAGTCCGGATGAACGGGCCCTGGTCGAGGGCGCCCAGAAGTTTGGCTATATCTTCGACACCCGCACCCCGGAGTACGTGGAGATCAATGCCCTGGGCGAGCGCAAGCGTTATGAGGTGCTGAATGTCCTGGAATTCACCTCGACGCGGAAGCGTATGTCCTTGATTGTCCGAACCCCGGACAACAAGATCAAGCTCTTCTGCAAGGGAGCAGATACGGTGATCTACGAACGCCTAGCGCCCCAGGGTCAAGCTTACAGGGAACAGACGCTCCGGCACCTTGAGGAGTTTGCATCCGAAGGCCTGAGGACTCTCTGCCTGGCGGTGACCGACATCCGACCGGATGTGTACGAGGAGTGGCGTCAGACTTTCCACAAGGCCTCTACAGCCCTTCAGAACCGAGAAAGCAAGCTAGAGGATGCGGCCAATCTGATTGAGAATAATCTGCGTCTCCTGGGAGCCACCGCCATTGAGGATCGGCTGCAGGATGGCGTGCCGGAAACCATTGCTTCTCTGCTGGATGCCGGCATCTTTATCTGGGTGCTGACGGGAGACAAGCAGGAAACTGCCATCAACATTGGCTACTCCTGTCGTCTGATATCGCAATCCATGGGTATAATCATCCTTAACGAGGAGAGCCTGGAC GCCACCCGGGAAGGCATCCAACGGTACTACGGCGACTACAAGAGCTCCTCGGCCAAGGACGCCAACGTGGCTTTGGTGATCGATGGCACCACCTTGAAGTACGCCCTGAGCTGCGATCTGCGCAATGATTTCCAGGACCTCTGCCTGTTGTGCCGCGTGGTCATCTGCTGTCGGGTTTCGCCCATGCAGAAGGCCGAGGTGGTTGAGATGGTGACCATGAGCACTAAAGCGGTGACCCTGGCTATTGGGGATGGAGCGAATGATGTGGCCATGATCCAGAAGGCCAGTGTGGGCATTGGCATTTCCGGCGTTGAGGGCCTCCAGGCGGCATGTGCCTCGGATTACTCGATTGCCCAGTTCCGGTATCTGCAACGCCTGCTGTTGGTGCACGGAGCCTGGAACTATGCCCGGATTTCCAAGCTGATCCTGTACAGCTTCTACAAGAACGTGTGTCTGTATGTCATAGAGCTCTGGTTCGCCGTCTACTCCGGCTGGTCGGGCCAGATCCTCTTCGAGCGCTGGACCATTGGCCTGTACAATGTGCTCTTCACGGCCATGCCGCCCTTCGCCATGGGCCTGTTCGAGAAGTTCTGCACGGCGGAGACGATGCTGCGGTATCCGCTGCTCTACAAGACCTCCCAGAATGCGAAGCTGTTCAATGTGAAGGTTTTCTGGATCTGGATCTTCAATGCTCTGCTGCATTCGGTGTTCCTCTTCTGGCTGCCACTGGCGGCCTATACGGGAGAAGTTATCTGGAGGGATGGAAAGACTAGCGACTACTTGCTGATGGGGAATCTGGTCTACACG TACGTTATAGTAACAGTTTGCCTGAAGGCTGGACTTATTACCAATTCGTGGACATGGCTAACGCACTTGGCCATTTGGGGCTCCATAGTGATGTGGTTTGCTTTCCTGCTGGTCTACAGCCACGTGTGGCCCACATTCAACCTGGCTAGCAACTTCCGGGGGATGGATATTCAGCTGCTGTCGACACCAGTCTTTTATTTCGGCCTCCTTCTGGTGCCCATTACCACTCTGCTGGTGGATGTGATATGCAAACT GATACACAACACCGTGTTCAAGACCCTGACAGAGGCTGTTCGGGAAACGGAGATCCGACGCAGCGACATCTCCGAAGTGATGGCCGAGCCGCGATCTTC AGACTCGAACCTCGGACAAAACCTCGGCAGGCTAGTACCGTCCAGGCAAGTCCTGCTGACCTACCGGAAGCTTCGGCGCCCAAAAGAACGACCCTCCGCCGATCGAAATGTGAGGGTATCCGCTCCGCAGCCCGGGGACGAGGAGACTACCCTGCGGGTGGTTAACCTGGAGATGGAATCGGACAGCGATAATGCGCAGCGAAGCAGGCAGCGGCAGCCGTGGCGGGGTGGTCACAATCCATCAGCCATCAAGGACACCAGGAGCGCTCCCGGCTCGCCCTTCACCGGCACACTGCACATGTGA
- the ATP8A gene encoding probable phospholipid-transporting ATPase IA isoform X5, translating to MSGNYQRQSLELRSPDNGSVDDADGRVRNLLGSTASQRRRQQRVAQQRQDSWFRHSMPPAINRDFESLEHLTPRVSDGLDEQLAASVSHSVHSGGSVTLCGRADHSSIHLNSANSNLGFIDSDTPNTPVTPVSGLQPAPASVSTSAAGTLSSRRRSGYRKDSKGSILSRQSGRSRVSVLANRGLRMTASFLRRKRTEYEDDEDFTSSAGYDPDDGQRRVINLNAPQSTKYCNNRITTAKYSFISFLPAFLFEQFRRYSNCFFLLIAMLQQIPDVSPTGRYTTLVPLMFILSVSAIKEIIEDIKRHRADNEINHRTIERLDSGSWVTVRWSELTVGDIIKVTINTFFPADLILLSSSEPQAMCFIETANLDGETNLKIRQGCPATAGLLETKDLLRLEGKVECELPNRHLYEFNGVLKETGKPVVALGNDQVLQRGAMLRNTAWVFGVVVYSGQETKLMKNSTSAPLKRSTVDKLTNTQILMLFMILISLCITSGLCNLFWTREHSETDWYLGLTDFKSMSLGYNLLTFFILYNNLIPISLQVTLELVRFLQAIFINYDIEMYHKESNTPAMARTSNLNEELGMVKYIFSDKTGTLTQNVMEFKKCSIAGNSYVPERTAEESLAVQNILSRHPTSAVIEEFLVLLSVCHTVIPERKDNGSIIYHAASPDERALVEGAQKFGYIFDTRTPEYVEINALGERKRYEVLNVLEFTSTRKRMSLIVRTPDNKIKLFCKGADTVIYERLAPQGQAYREQTLRHLEEFASEGLRTLCLAVTDIRPDVYEEWRQTFHKASTALQNRESKLEDAANLIENNLRLLGATAIEDRLQDGVPETIASLLDAGIFIWVLTGDKQETAINIGYSCRLISQSMGIIILNEESLDATREGIQRYYGDYKSSSAKDANVALVIDGTTLKYALSCDLRNDFQDLCLLCRVVICCRVSPMQKAEVVEMVTMSTKAVTLAIGDGANDVAMIQKASVGIGISGVEGLQAACASDYSIAQFRYLQRLLLVHGAWNYARISKLILYSFYKNVCLYVIELWFAVYSGWSGQILFERWTIGLYNVLFTAMPPFAMGLFEKFCTAETMLRYPLLYKTSQNAKLFNVKVFWIWIFNALLHSVFLFWLPLAAYTGEVIWRDGKTSDYLLMGNLVYTYVIVTVCLKAGLITNSWTWLTHLAIWGSIVMWFAFLLVYSHVWPTFNLASNFRGMDIQLLSTPVFYFGLLLVPITTLLVDVICKLIHNTVFKTLTEAVRETEIRRSDISEVMAEPRSSPLRR from the exons ATGTCGGGGAACTATCAGCGCCAGAGCCTGGAGCTGCGCAGCCCGGACAACGGATCCGTGGACGATGCCGATGGCCGGGTACGCAACTTGTTGGGCTCCACGGCCAGCCAGCGGCGGCGTCAGCAGCGCGTGGCCCAGCAGCGCCAGGACTCCTGGTTCCGGCACTCGATGCCGCCAGCCATTAACCGCGACTTTGAGTCGCTGGAACACCTCACACCCCGGGTCTCCGACGGGCTCGACGAGCAGCTGGCGGCCTCCGTGTCCCACAGCGTCCACAGCGGCGGAAGCGTTACCCTCTGCGGACGCGCCGATCACTCCAGCATCCACCTGAACAGTGCCAACAGCAACCTGGGCTTCATCGACTCCGACACCCCGAACACGCCGGTGACCCCCGTCTCGGGCCTTCAGCCAGCACCTGCCTCGGTGTCCACATCGGCGGCTGGGACTCTCTCCTCGCGACGCCGCTCCGGCTACCGCAAGGACTCCAAGGGCTCCATCCTGTCGCGGCAGAGTGGCAGGAGTCGCGTTTCCGTTCTGGCCAACCGCGGACTGCGGATGACCGCCTCATTCCTGCGAAGGAAGCGCACCGAGTACGAAG ATGATGAGGACTTTACCTCCTCGGCCGGCTACGACCCGGACGATGGACAGAGACGTGTCATAAACCTAAATGCCCCGCAGTCCACTAAGTACTGCAATAATCGCATAACGACGGCCAAATATAG TTTCATTAGCTTTCTGCCCGCGTTCCTGTTCGAGCAGTTCCGGCGGTATTCCAACTGCTTTTTCCTGCTAATTGCCATGTTGCAACAAATTCCGGATGTATCGCCCACGGGACGCTACACCACCCTGGTGCCATTGATGTTCATCCTGTCGGTGAGCGCCATCAAGGAGATAATCGAGGATATT AAACGCCATCGAGCGGATAACGAAATCAACCATCGGACCATTGAACGGCTGGACAGTGGCTCCTGGGTCACAGTGCGATGGTCGGAGCTCACTGTGGGCGACATCATAAAAGTCACCATCAACACATTCTTTCCCGCCGATCTGATACTGCTCTCCTCCAG TGAACCGCAAGCCATGTGCTTCATAGAGACGGCCAATCTGGATGGTGAGACGAACCTGAAGATCCGGCAGGGTTGTCCGGCCACCGCTGGCTTGCTGGAGACCAAGGACCTGCTGCGTCTGGAGGGCAAGGTGGAGTGCGAGCTACCCAATCGCCATTTGTACGAGTTCAATGGAGTGCTCAAGGAAACAGGAAAGCC GGTCGTTGCCTTGGGCAATGATCAGGTGCTCCAGCGTGGCGCTATGCTGCGTAACACGGCCTGGGTGTTCGGGGTTGTGGTCTACTCCGGCCAGGAGACCAAGCTGATGAAAAACTCTACCTCGGCACCACTGAAGCGCTCCACCGTGGACAAGCTGACCAATACCCAGATCCTGATGCTCTTCATGATCCTCATCTCGCTGTGCATCACCAGCGGTCTGTGTAATCTCTTCTGGACGCGGGAGCACTCGGAGACCGATTGGTACCTGGGCTTGACGGACTTTAAGAGCATGAGCCTGGGCTACAACCTGCTGACCTTCTTCATCCTGTACAACAACCTGATACCCATCTCGCTGCAGGTGACCCTCGAGCTGGTCCGCTTCCTTCAGGCGATCTTCATCAACTACGATATCGAAATGTATCACAAGGAGTCCAACACGCCGGCGATGGCCAGGACCTCCAATCTCAACGAGGAACTGGGCATGGTCAAGTACATATTCTCGGACAAAACGGGCACCCTAACCCAGAACGTCATGGAGTTCAAGAAGTGCTCCATTGCGGGCAACAGCTACGTGCCGGAACGCACGGCAGAGGAGTCGCTGGCGGTGCAGAATATTCTGAGTCGCCACCCGACTTCCGCCGTGATTGAGGAGTTCCTGGTACTGCTTTCCGTGTGCCATACGGTCATACCCGAGCGGAAGGACAATGGCTCCATCATCTACCATGCTGCCAGTCCGGATGAACGGGCCCTGGTCGAGGGCGCCCAGAAGTTTGGCTATATCTTCGACACCCGCACCCCGGAGTACGTGGAGATCAATGCCCTGGGCGAGCGCAAGCGTTATGAGGTGCTGAATGTCCTGGAATTCACCTCGACGCGGAAGCGTATGTCCTTGATTGTCCGAACCCCGGACAACAAGATCAAGCTCTTCTGCAAGGGAGCAGATACGGTGATCTACGAACGCCTAGCGCCCCAGGGTCAAGCTTACAGGGAACAGACGCTCCGGCACCTTGAGGAGTTTGCATCCGAAGGCCTGAGGACTCTCTGCCTGGCGGTGACCGACATCCGACCGGATGTGTACGAGGAGTGGCGTCAGACTTTCCACAAGGCCTCTACAGCCCTTCAGAACCGAGAAAGCAAGCTAGAGGATGCGGCCAATCTGATTGAGAATAATCTGCGTCTCCTGGGAGCCACCGCCATTGAGGATCGGCTGCAGGATGGCGTGCCGGAAACCATTGCTTCTCTGCTGGATGCCGGCATCTTTATCTGGGTGCTGACGGGAGACAAGCAGGAAACTGCCATCAACATTGGCTACTCCTGTCGTCTGATATCGCAATCCATGGGTATAATCATCCTTAACGAGGAGAGCCTGGAC GCCACCCGGGAAGGCATCCAACGGTACTACGGCGACTACAAGAGCTCCTCGGCCAAGGACGCCAACGTGGCTTTGGTGATCGATGGCACCACCTTGAAGTACGCCCTGAGCTGCGATCTGCGCAATGATTTCCAGGACCTCTGCCTGTTGTGCCGCGTGGTCATCTGCTGTCGGGTTTCGCCCATGCAGAAGGCCGAGGTGGTTGAGATGGTGACCATGAGCACTAAAGCGGTGACCCTGGCTATTGGGGATGGAGCGAATGATGTGGCCATGATCCAGAAGGCCAGTGTGGGCATTGGCATTTCCGGCGTTGAGGGCCTCCAGGCGGCATGTGCCTCGGATTACTCGATTGCCCAGTTCCGGTATCTGCAACGCCTGCTGTTGGTGCACGGAGCCTGGAACTATGCCCGGATTTCCAAGCTGATCCTGTACAGCTTCTACAAGAACGTGTGTCTGTATGTCATAGAGCTCTGGTTCGCCGTCTACTCCGGCTGGTCGGGCCAGATCCTCTTCGAGCGCTGGACCATTGGCCTGTACAATGTGCTCTTCACGGCCATGCCGCCCTTCGCCATGGGCCTGTTCGAGAAGTTCTGCACGGCGGAGACGATGCTGCGGTATCCGCTGCTCTACAAGACCTCCCAGAATGCGAAGCTGTTCAATGTGAAGGTTTTCTGGATCTGGATCTTCAATGCTCTGCTGCATTCGGTGTTCCTCTTCTGGCTGCCACTGGCGGCCTATACGGGAGAAGTTATCTGGAGGGATGGAAAGACTAGCGACTACTTGCTGATGGGGAATCTGGTCTACACG TACGTTATAGTAACAGTTTGCCTGAAGGCTGGACTTATTACCAATTCGTGGACATGGCTAACGCACTTGGCCATTTGGGGCTCCATAGTGATGTGGTTTGCTTTCCTGCTGGTCTACAGCCACGTGTGGCCCACATTCAACCTGGCTAGCAACTTCCGGGGGATGGATATTCAGCTGCTGTCGACACCAGTCTTTTATTTCGGCCTCCTTCTGGTGCCCATTACCACTCTGCTGGTGGATGTGATATGCAAACT GATACACAACACCGTGTTCAAGACCCTGACAGAGGCTGTTCGGGAAACGGAGATCCGACGCAGCGACATCTCCGAAGTGATGGCCGAGCCGCGATCTTC ACCCCTAAGACGTTGA